Proteins from one Fragaria vesca subsp. vesca linkage group LG6, FraVesHawaii_1.0, whole genome shotgun sequence genomic window:
- the LOC101293921 gene encoding zinc finger protein ZAT5-like, which produces MMSTPIRVSDQDDETTASPATSAELTEMSTTEEEEDMANCLILLAQSGQTQIQKVQEQQLLLLQQQQPIKAVAAADTAPGLYVYECKTCNRCFSSFQALGGHRASHKKPKVISNVTNTTQAQPKKALSFMEDQDEYDRRFNNNTTSTTLSLQVSNRVFGNSKGTKVHECSVCGAEFASGQALGGHMRRHRTFINTTTTAPAAPTMSSPQSHQASNKRPRSVLELDLNLPAPEEERLDITKLPFSSSKKEQVIVFSASPLVRCHY; this is translated from the coding sequence ATGATGAGTACTCCGATTAGAGTTAGTGATCAAGATGATGAGACAACCGCCTCGCCGGCCACCTCAGCTGAACTCACAGAGATGAGCACTACAGAAGAAGAAGAAGACATGGCTAACTGTTTGATACTTTTGGCTCAGTCGGGTCAGACACAAATCCAAAAAGTTCAAGAACAACAACTACTACTACTACAACAACAGCAGCCTATCAAGGCTGTTGCTGCTGCTGATACTGCTCCTGGGTTATATGTGTACGAGTGCAAGACATGTAACAGGTGCTTTTCTTCTTTCCAAGCACTAGGTGGGCATAGAGCGAGTCACAAGAAACCCAAGGTCATCAGTAATGTCACCAACACAACACAAGCACAGCCCAAGAAAGCGTTGTCGTTTATGGAAGATCAAGACGAGTATGATCGTCGGTTTAACAACAACACAACAAGCACAACGCTTTCGTTACAAGTATCGAATAGGGTTTTTGGCAATAGCAAAGGCACCAAGGTTCATGAGTGTTCAGTGTGTGGGGCTGAGTTCGCTTCTGGTCAAGCTCTTGGGGGTCATATGAGGAGGCACAGAACTTTCATAAACACTACAACAACAGCACCAGCAGCTCCAACAATGAGTAGTCCTCAATCTCATCAAGCATCTAACAAGAGGCCAAGAAGTGTTTTGGAGTTAGACCTTAATCTTCCTGCGCCAGAAGAAGAGCGGCTCGATATCACCAAATTGCCATTTTCCAGCTCCAAGAAGGAACAAGTCATTGTCTTCTCTGCCTCTCCTTTGGTGAGATGCCATTACTAA